A genomic stretch from Coregonus clupeaformis isolate EN_2021a chromosome 23, ASM2061545v1, whole genome shotgun sequence includes:
- the LOC121536262 gene encoding lupus La protein homolog B, whose amino-acid sequence MAENQATSELEKKVAQQIEYYFGDHNLPRDKFLKEQLQLDDGWVTLETMLKFNRLKCLTTDHNIIVESLKKSKTGLLEMSEDKTKIRRISSKPLPELNDEYKDALKHKSVYIKGFPLETTLDEIEGWLKGKGVIENIQMRRNLQKNFKGSVFLTFDTEEASKQFLGRTDTKSFKENEMIVLSREDYHAKKAEVKKQFKAEAKAKAKHDKDEKQKHAEEEEMKSLDEQTGCLLKFSGNLDSVSREDFHEVFSGHGQIKWIDFIRGAKEGTILFRVSAKEALDKAKEANGGNLKIKDKDVTWEVVEGDAERETLKKIIEDQQESLNKHRGRGGRKSGGRGGRGGRRDRGGRDGKSHYQGRKTKFDDSDNDDAPPSPKKRALEGAGKDVDAPAAKVVKTQNGS is encoded by the exons ATGGCAGAAAATCAAGCAACGTCTGAACTTGAGAAGAAGGTGGCACAACAGATTGAG TACTACTTCGGTGATCACAACCTTCCAAGAGACAAGTTCCTCAAAGAACAGTTGCAGCTCGATGATGGCTGGGTGACCCTGGAAACCATGCTAAAGTTTAACAG ACTGAAATGCTTGACAACCGATCACAACATAATTGTTGAGTCTCTGAAAAAATCCAAGACTGGCCTTCTGGAAATGAGTGAGGATAAAACAAAAATCAGGAGAATTTCAAGCAAGCCTTTACCAGAACTGAACGACGAGTACAAAGATGCCCTCAAACACAAATCTGTCTACATT AAAGGTTTTCCATTGGAGACAACGCTTGATGAAATTGAGGGGTGGCTGAAAGGGAAAGGCGTCATAGAAAACATTCAGATGAGACGAAACTTGCAAAAGAACTTCAAG GGCTCAGTGTTCCTGACTTTCGACACTGAAGAAGCATCAAAGCAGTTCCTTGGACGCACAGACACCAAATCATTCAAAGAAAATGAAATGATTGTACTGTCAAG AGAGGACTACCATGCAAAGAAAGCGGAGGTTAAAAAACAGTTCAAAGCAGAGGCAAAGGCTAAAGCTAAACA TGACAAGGACGAAAAGCAAAAACATGCAGAGGAAGAGGAAATG AAATCTCTGGACGAGCAGACTGGATGCCTGCTGAAGTTCTCAGGCAATCTTGACAGTGTTTCAAGAGAGGACTTTCACGAGGTGTTCTCAGGTCATGGTCAAATCAAATGGATTGATTTCATCAGGGGTGCCAAAGAG GGTACCATCCTCTTCAGAGTGAGTGCTAAGGAAGCTCTTGATAAGGCCAAGGAAGCAAATGGAGGAAACTTGAAAATTAAAGACAAAGATGTTACGTgggaggtggtggagggagaTGCAGAGAGGGAAACTCTGAAAAAGATAATCGAAGACCAACAAGAATCTCTCAACAAACATAGAGGCAGAG GTGGCCGAAAATCaggtgggagaggggggagagggggaagaagggACAGGGGTGGACGTGATGGCAAATCACACTACCAAGGCAGAAAGACCAAATTTGATGATAGTGATAATGATGACG CACCTCCTAGTCCAAAGAAGCGAGCACTGGAAGGAGCAGGCAAAGATGTTGATGCTCCAGCTGCAAAGGTGGTCAAAACTCAAAATGGTTCTTAG